In Artemia franciscana chromosome 8, ASM3288406v1, whole genome shotgun sequence, a genomic segment contains:
- the LOC136030068 gene encoding uncharacterized protein LOC136030068 isoform X2, translated as MMKQLKEEMDNAEAYEPIPVEVWSLKKSRSLQQIKNDYMAVLIFLKLSLKHINSRVKNGLVSQEMVNRGFNLGSKPAEKASAKYSSLMKAYRMLKEKLKRNEKHFSDLPIYFPLLEEMKGTGDEDNASDGYVSDAPEVTADQNTDDQDLEECKVILDGYTPIDEEVWAPLPKSQNQWKNDEMATKILLNVLKKTKKADRFSRAAWVLTTLGFNMTLKSVDKCKWKFKNLSRMYQMNKKQLMEPEKLGKDLPAYFWDMHQISRDSEEDDEVSIELRSANNVESEDLVDIAQKTLAGYEPAKCEIWTHAKHGLLNPVNDKMATIVLMRLLKATHRVKHRFVVISQTMQEVGFNAGKNPNDKVHGKYQNLVKKFKKFLTRVSSGGSVSDAPPFMKDIWEIQQKKPKGLFEDVDLPVVNEEESDDDDHTGFYFTDSPEVSVNEASDFCDVSISDSYEPRETEIPDPSGSVNFSFSDIDASTLSLAQKQRQIAQSRTQMIARDQSPTVEEEEERYPSFKKCKIDRTSTRLSTRQISTLTSEKSIDSCLVSECLDRLDRLEERQCRLEEKTEKFFEAIQTEIRMEKERRIRVETIQNKKFDKILEMLSSISKAQR; from the exons TTGAAGTGTGGTCACTGAAAAAGAGTAGAAGCCTACAACAAATAAAGAATGATTACATGGCAGTCCTTATATTTTTGAAGCTTTCATTGAAGCACATCAATTCCCGGGTCAAAAATGGATTGGTTTCTCAAGAGATGGTTAATCGTGGTTTCAATCTTGGCAGCAAACCCGCTGAAAAAGCATCTGCTAAATACAGTTCTTTGATGAAGGCTTATCGAATGCTAAAAGAGAAACTGAAGCGgaatgaaaaacatttttccgaCTTGCCGATTTATTTTCCACTATTGGAAGAGATGAAAGGAACTGGTGATGAGGATAATGCTAGCGATGGCTATGTATCTGATGCTCCTGAAGTGACTGCTGACCAGAATACAGATGATCAAGATCTCGAGGAGTGCAAAGTTATCCTCGACGGGTATACTCCGATTGATG AAGAAGTATGGGCGCCACTTcccaagagccaaaatcagtgGAAGAATGATGAAATGGCGACAAAGATTCTTCTGAATGTActgaagaaaacgaaaaaagcaGATAGATTTAGTCGAGCCGCTTGGGTTCTCACAACTCTTGGTTTCAATATGACATTGAAGTCAGTAGATAAGTGTAAATGGAAGTTTAAAAACTTGTCACGAATGtatcaaatgaataaaaaacagTTGATGGAACCCGAGAAACTAGGAAAAGATTTACCTGCTTATTTTTGGGATATGCATCAAATTTCAAGAGACTCAGAAGAAGATGATGAAGTTTCCATCGAATTGAGAAGCGCTAACAATGTAGAGAGCGAGGATCTTGTTGATATAgcccaaaaaactttagctggATATGAACCGgcaaaat gtgaAATATGGACTCATGCTAAGCATGGACTTTTAAATCCTGTAAATGATAAAATGGCGACTATTGTTCTAATGAGGCTTTTGAAAGCAACTCATAGGGTTAAACATCGTTTTGTGGTGATAAGTCAAACTATGCAGGAAGTTGGCTTTAATGCTGGTAAAAATCCTAACGATAAAGTACATGGTAAATATCAGAATCTTGTGAAgaagttcaaaaaatttttgaccAGAGTATCATCGGGTGGGTCTGTTAGTGATGCTCCACCATTCATGAAGGATATATGGGAGATTCAGCAGAAAAAACCTAAAGGATTATTCGAGGATGTAGACCTTCCTGTGGTGAATGAAGAAGAAAGTGATGATGATGATCACACTGGTTTTTACTTCACTGATTCTCCAGAAGTAAGTGTTAACGAAGCGTCAGATTTCTGTGATGTTTCTATTTCTGATAGCTATGAGCCCCGAGAAACGGAGATCCCTGATCCTTCAGGCTCGGTAAACTTTTCTTTTAGTGATATTGATGCTTCAACTCTTTCTTTGGCTCAGAAGCAACGGCAAATAGCTCAATCTCGTACTCAAATGATAGCTAGAGATCAATCGCCCACtgtagaagaagaagaagagagatACCCGTCCTTCAAGAAATGTAAAATAGACAGGACTTCCACTAGACTATCTACTCGACAAATTTCGACTTTGACAAGTGAGAAAAGTATAGACAGTTGCCTAGTAAGTGAATGTTTGGATAGGCTAGACAGACTAGAGGAAAGGCAATGTAGGTTAgaagagaaaactgaaaagttttTCGAGGCGATACAAACTGAAATTAGGATGGAAAAAGAAAGGCGAATTCGAGTAGAGACTATTCAAAACAAGAAATTTGATAAGATTCTTGAGATGCTTTCTTCAATTTCTAAGGCTCAGAGATAA